ACCATTCTACAGCAACGTCTTTTCTTTTAAGGGTATGTtaccacggtcaggaatcggcagcgcatTGGACGCCGCACATatttgctgcgtccaaagcgctgccggcttttgaacgctggTGATCCCGCATGTGTTCATTGTTGTTTtactggtagcatattttgttctaaAACCTCTATGTAATGCTATCATTGATGGTGCCTTAAGTTTTAAGATGTGTAAGCTGTCCATGTCACAGGCGCTAAGGAATCTCCATTTCAAATTTTGTTTCATCTCACCACAGAATAGTTTTCAATTTTGTCTCAGTCATTATTAATTGAGCCTTGGCCCAAAGAAGTCTATTGTGTTGATTGATATATGGCTTCTTCTTTACATGatagagctttaacccctttatgaccttaggCATATCCATGCGTCCAGGCGCctggtacttaccgaccttggacATATGGATATGTTCTGGCAATTTTGTGCTCACAGAGGCTGTGCGCACATGATCtccaccaggtgtcagctgattctggcagctgatacccgatactttaaccccctaaatgctgcaatcacaaCATTTAGGGAATCGGCAGAGGGAAGAaaacccctctgcctttggatcggcacCGATCGTTGGCATGGTGGCCCaaagttgtcatgatgacatctgggtcacctggcactagcaagttagttacatcatgcacagtgcataatcTAGCTAACTTGCACTGACCCGTTATAAGGTATAGCATTGCTATGCCTTATAACTGCGATCAGACTGTAGAAAGTGAAAGTTCCATTGtgggggggccatcaacctttatggagcagcgtacagggcatatggatgggagcagcacatgacaggatgggggcgcaggatgggagcagcacatgacagaatgggggcgcaggatgggagtagcacatgacagcatggggcgaaggatgggagcagcacatgacaggattggggtgcaggatgggagcagcacatgaaaacgGAGCAGGATGGGAGTAGTACATTACACCATGGCGGCGCAGGatcggagcacatgacaggattggggcgcaggatggaagcagcacatgaaaacgggggcacaggatgggagcagcacattacacaatggcggcgcaggatcggagcacatgaaaacggtggtgcaggatgggagcagcacatgacaggattggggcgcaggatgggagcagcacatgacaggatgggggcgcaggatgagagcagcacatgacaggatgggggcgcatgcgccatactgcttttcggctttgcccgcaattgggcaaagcatactgcgcacgcgtgAGGTCTGTACACGCTCTGCGAGATTCACAGCGAAGCATGCGTACAGCAAGCCGAGGAGGGGTGGAGTGAGGGAACAgaggcaacgcccatcggaccggaccaaatAGATTAACACAGTGCGGGACAAATAaaaaaggtttttatgggtgatgCATGTGGTGTCGGGGGATTTCAAATGTAGATGTGGAATGCATACCTGGCAATCAATTAAATGATATTATTAGCTGGAAgagcaaaaaagtggtgacaggttccctttaaattcggacagtaagatggacccccatcttataaaaatcttttttctgttattttccacccaaaatttggggtgcgtcttatggtccggtgcatcttatagtcctaaaaatatggtaaataaaaaatggtatcactgaaaatgtcatcatGTCCCACAAAAAGCAAACCGCCGTACAGCACCATtagccgaaaaataaaaaagttgtagctctcagaataaagcgatgcaaaaataattattttttctgtaatatagttttcattgtgtaaaagcgccaaaacctaaataaaatataaatgtggtattgctgtaattgtactgacctgaagaataaagctgctttatcaattttaccgcaCAAAAAACGGCATAACCCCCCTCCactcacccccccccaaaaaaaaaaatcctgtattgttgttttttgtttattttgcctcccaaaaattggaatagaaagctatCAAAATATATCatgagcccgaaaatggtaccaataacatCAACTCCCGTAAAAACAAGCCCTGAatttgtcagcagaaatatggaaaaattatagctctcaaaatatggtgatgcaaaaactagttttttttgggggaaaaaaaagtattttcgtGTGTGACAACAGGCAATCATATAAAccttatataaatctggtatcactgtaattgcatcGACCCTAAGAATAAAGAAGTCTAATCAcgtataccacacgaggaacagcgtaaaaaataaatagaaccaaTTCTTCATCTTTTTCttcacatttatcttgcgctctacgctgagcgcttacattggggtttccgtgtacatctctgaaatacgtgattctgaCAGAACCCCCTGGCGGAAGTTTCCCTATAATCTGGCATatgaaggcactgtggatgctgtctgacctgtgatccggcagtgtccgccTTTTTATTAAGAGTGCATAAGAGTGCCGTCGGCCAGCGTTTTGTACACCTCTGAATAAAATTACACGGTGAACAGAGACCAGACGGAGTCCTGAGTACCTcagctgcttcattatagtgaatggatccctcgggggcttCTTTTGAATtacatcacttggagatttaggctatgtgcacacattgcagattatttgcggttttttagcgtttttgcgctataaaaacgctataaaaccgcaaacaatctgcatacattaagcatcccatcatttataatgaaatccgcaatttctgtgcacatgatgtgcgtttttccgcatgaaaaacgcattgcggaaaaataatgaacctgttcattaatttggcgtttttttttgcgtatttcccactgtctaattcaTTGGtaaatgtctgggaaaaaccgtgcaaaaaatgtgcaaaaaccgcgcaaaaaacgcatgcggatttcatgtgaaaatctggcagaaatgtccggatttccacaggaattttctgcatgaattcctgaacgtgtgcacatagccttaaagggaaacCCCAACATAAGTGCTCAGCGTACAGTGCCAGATAAATGTCATCCaagatgttatgtaaaatgttcccaataaaagcttcaattcagTCCACCAAAAAAGCAAGTGTTCacacaggtccatcatctgttaacggaaatataggggtcttccacgttactagtagcacaaaggctctggaaaaagctAAAGGTACCtcgccccccacaaaagaaattaggcaaattctgtgctcccaaatccaaatgtgccccagtgtgtctatcTAAACTGCAGTTAGTGTCCACATTTTTGGCATatatgtagcgatgagagcccgcctaatttacatgtGCATGAGCTTcggcacaatgtactggtcactacagcatattgGTCACTACAaatgcagtttgcaattttcactctgcaacatccactgctatttgtttctggaaaacatccatggagtcaaaatcatcatgacacctgtagataaattcccaaaggggtataatttcctaaatggggtcacgtGAGGGGGGTTTCTTTTTCTAGCACTTACGGGCTCTGTatgtggagtccgcaaactattattGAAAATTCGGCCCTCCAGGATGTTTCCTGtataacagtactgcttagccatacagcgagactcgggagggaaggagtgTTATTTgccaatagcgctccatccctcccgagcctcactgtatggctaagcagtactgtacagccacatattgggtatttccagattcagcagaaattgtagtacaaattttggtgcgtttttttaatttttttttaacccatttcccagtgtgaaaatataaaatctggggctaaaacaaaattttggtggtaaaaacgtaattattttgttcttcattgcccaatggtataaaacccacctgtggtgtcaatatgattactgcacccctagtTGAATATATTGAGAGTTGTAGTTTTTAAAATCGATTCTCTTATTAGGgagtctgctgttttggcacctcaggggctctgtcaatatGACATGGCATCCtccaaccagtccagcaaaatgtgcctcaaaaatagtgttcaaccacatatggggtgttggtgtactcaggagaaattgcacagttaggctagtttcacatttgtggtagaatccgcagcgtttaatccgcaagtgcaggaaaaaacgcatagaaacacgtacaaacgcggcgttttttagacacatgcagggaacgcatgcagttaaactccgcgtttgtacgtgtttctatgcgtttttttctgcgtttgcatttttggtgcgcagggtgaaaaatttaacaggagaaaaatctagataaccagacagcgccaatgggactgtagagggcgtgtattatgggatctctatatatagacccttgaacagctgaaatcttcagattttactcctgtatgctgtgtcataatagatcttcgcatggagagcttttatttcaacctggatttaagcatcaagctgtttcttgcatgtgcgtttgcttgggagcaagacagaaatcgcgaaagattgagaaggagacggcgtaggcgtttttggagacaccccattattgaattacgtgagagacgtggagcttATCACactctgtatggcgagcttaatgccaccccggagaaattccaagaatatacaaggatgtcgcaagacttgttccgggatttgcttgctcgtgtccaaggaaccatatggagacaggacacccagctccgtacagCGATTCCactcgaggaacgtctgctggttacattaaggtacgttccaaatctaaaccaatgacagtccaaattttgggtgtTCAGACATGTATTTTTGAggtattttcctttctgtctttagcataaccacaccataaatagaatagattgtaattttttttttcttccagattactggcaaccggagagagtttatcatccttccacttccaataccggcttggaatttccaccctgtctggaatagttgcggacacctgtctggttttgtggaatgttctccgggatgagtttatacccctacccaccttggacatgtggcttgaaattgctgaaaaattctggagtgtgtgtgatttccccaactgtttgggagcggttgatggaaagcacatccacattataaaaccagccagaacaggatcggagtacttcaattacaaaaaatatttttatgttgtgcacatggcaatagccgatgcggactgtctcTTCAtctccgtggacattggagcttttggccgtggcaacgattcccagacttttaagaactctgatatgggctgcCGTGTGTATCGCAAAaagtttaattttccacggccacaaccgctccccaacactcaaggtgcaccgatgccatttgttatggttggggatgagacctttcagatgtgtgaaaacctactgaagccatattccagttgggacttgaaccacactagagggatctttaactacagactgaccagggcccgaagaacagtagagtgtacctttggcattctagtctcaaaatggcgcattcttgcatcagccattaatctaaaaatggagaccgtcgacgaggtggtcaaagcctgtgtggttctgcacaattacataatggctaaggagcgacccaacattgaactggatgaaccagttgcacacccactgcccgattaccatcatcacccgctgcggtcaactgctgaagttggtcacatgcgggaccaatttgccgccttttttgattctgatattggacgtgtgtcatggcaggacaatgttgtgtaaatgtcctgttgtaatttaatctgtaccagtaattttcttaaatgttaataatatttctcattaataaactttattttttgttgtcttgaccgtgtctcctatgtatttcctctacaaaccaaggctgtcctcaaactagcagtatttggtctgtatttaatatcagtatttgtaatccaaaaccaggagtgggtgataaaggcagaggtgctagttatgttaatattataatttacctctaattgtttcactccttgttttggtttacaaatacataTTAtatatgtaaaacactgaccacatactgctattgtgacggcagccatgttgctttagtggtaaggttgttgacgtcattgcgtcctgattctgttctgctaagcagtatccattggacacagactaaaGAGACAgtgactgtcatacaaaacagatctatgctcatcaagtcaggtgtcagaaataatgaattcatgatgcacgtataacagcctcatgaattaactatttctgacacatgtccaggtgagcatagatatgccgtgtttatgaccaccatcgtcccttcactttgtgtggaatattacgtacacagacgagaaaatggaggttatacaaggcagttctctactcaccaggtcaggtgtcctaactaatgagtttttggacacctgacctgttgagtatagttctgcattgtatttccgccattttctcttcagtctgcaacactagtcacagactaaaggaagagattatggagataatacatgaattatttttttggcccacttcatatctctatactaaagacaaacaaagctgcagtcatttatttgctaactactggagctatgatgtggccaaaaaattaagtgtttggcgcacggtgtgtgttgatggcgacgaaagacacaataaaccacacataattgggggcaaaacataatattattttttttttttttacacaaactttaaatttaactgcgcctgcttggtgtagagtgatgtaaacggggggtgtgaggcctggctaacagtggacgacgctggggtggcaggagaaggggcaatgaaacttgaggggtctggtagttcggggatagggcttaacacatgagaggcttgagacgcactggatgggtgagacaaacctgacattacagacacactgggaggtgaagggggaggaatactaagagtccgctgttttttttttgtttttttttttactttctgggattgccgtgttctgggaagcctcggaggACTCATTTGTtgtggcatggtcgtggtgggtgaccttttagggtccggctgcactgtgccagagtccatagtgctcgtagagcgtgcagccatgccagagtccatagagctcgtagagcgtgcagccatgccagagtccatagtgctggtaaagcgtgcagccatgccagagtccatagtgctcgtagagcgtgcagccatgccagagtccatagtgctcgtagaacgtgcagccataccagagtccatagtgctcgtagagcgtgcagccatgccagagtccatagtgcttgtagagcggaaggccatgccagggtcctgctgcatcgtggtggttgaggtatggaaggccatgccagggtcctgctgcatcgtggtgtcagtggaggaggtccaagcaggagcagcggttgtcatgatggtggcggtgggctgtccaacaacactcggcatggtggtggtgctgtactggtgtccggcagtgctaggaatagaggtggccgtgcagtggtatgcagcagaggtcggcattgaggttaatcgtgacagtgaaggcacaggtggatatgctgccactgtctgctgaaaatactggctctgctgcatagcctgcacgtaagcagcattgcaggcctgcatgacactcagctggagatcaggagtaaggtgttccgacatgccctgctcaatttggttaaaaaaatgatgtgctggcctctggaggttggcttttacttggtcaaggcttttggtgacctcctggatacgtgtattcatctggctaagggaaatatccattcagTCACCCAAAGCcatgagtccttcgtgaaaaaccgagctcaagtgtaaaaactcgggcatgagggacctgtccgatgccctctgccgctgccgggaggagcccccaaaaaatggggcattggcagaggactgggaaaggggaagacctggtggaccagcttcctggtctccagtttgtgtggcaggcccacttgctgcagcgctgctggatggctgggacgggtccgtggctgtttgatgaaggactactccagaacctgggccaacagtagtgctctatgtgctgtgaaaaaaggaaaaaataaattaataccaaaaattaaatagacgacaactcctgtggaatagaaacatacagattatggcaatacagcacaacctaatgcacgggataaatacttacgttctctgggcaaggaccgatcttaaaaatgccagaacacgatggtatttgtactttcggatccttgctcctgaaccactgggaacacggctctcttgacgcaggtccttgttgaagcggtccttcatcgaacgccaacgtgttttgactttggccactattaaccccttcccgacccatgacgccacgtaggcgtcatgaaagtcggtgccaatccgacccatgacgcctatgcggcgtcatggaaagatcgcgtccctgcagatcgggtgaaagggttaactcccatttcacccgatctgcagggacagggggagtggtagtatagcccaggggggggggtggcttcaccccctcgtggctacgatcgctctgattggctgttgaaagtgaaactgccaatcagagcgatttgtaatatttcacctattataacgggtgaaatattacaatccagccatggccgatgctgaaatatcatcggccatggctggaaatactaatgtgcccccaccccaccccaccgatcgcccccccagccccccgatctggccggtacactgctccggctcccctccgtccagtgctccgctcccccccgtgctcttgtccgctccccccgtgc
The Ranitomeya imitator isolate aRanImi1 chromosome 3, aRanImi1.pri, whole genome shotgun sequence genome window above contains:
- the LOC138672132 gene encoding uncharacterized protein, which translates into the protein MESFYFNLDLSIKLFLACAFAWEQDRNRERLRRRRRRRFWRHPIIELRERRGAYHTLYGELNATPEKFQEYTRMSQDLFRDLLARVQGTIWRQDTQLRTAIPLEERLLVTLRLLATGESLSSFHFQYRLGISTLSGIVADTCLVLWNVLRDEFIPLPTLDMWLEIAEKFWSVCDFPNCLGAVDGKHIHIIKPARTGSEYFNYKKYFYVVHMAIADADCLFISVDIGAFGRGNDSQTFKNSDMGCRVYRKKFNFPRPQPLPNTQGAPMPFVMVGDETFQMCENLLKPYSSWDLNHTRGIFNYRLTRARRTVECTFGILVSKWRILASAINLKMETVDEVVKACVVLHNYIMAKERPNIELDEPVAHPLPDYHHHPLRSTAEVGHMRDQFAAFFDSDIGRVSWQDNVV